In Mixta intestinalis, the following are encoded in one genomic region:
- the thiB gene encoding thiamine ABC transporter substrate binding subunit → MLKKVLPVLLLLSAPAFAAKPTLTVYTYDSFAAEWGPGPAVKKAFESQCGCELKFVALEDGVSLLNRLRMEGKNSKADVVLGLDNNLVAAAEQTGLFTASQVDTAKLALPGGWHDRTFIPYDYGYFAFVYDKNKLKNPPKSLKELTESDRKWRVIYEDPRTSTPGLGLLLWMQKVYGDEAPQAWQKLAQKTVTVTKGWSEAYGLFLKGEGDLVLSYTTSPAYHLIAENKDRYAAADFAEGHYLQVEVAAQLKNSPQPQLAQQFMQFIVSEPFQQTIPTGNWMYPVTDITLPPGFNSLTVPKNALQFTPQQVAQQRATWINTWQRAVSR, encoded by the coding sequence GTGTTGAAAAAAGTTTTGCCCGTTCTGCTGTTGCTGTCTGCCCCTGCTTTTGCCGCCAAACCCACGCTGACCGTCTATACCTATGACTCCTTCGCCGCAGAATGGGGCCCAGGCCCGGCGGTGAAAAAAGCGTTCGAGTCGCAGTGCGGCTGTGAACTGAAATTTGTCGCGCTGGAAGATGGGGTTTCACTGTTAAACCGTCTGCGTATGGAAGGCAAAAACAGTAAGGCCGATGTGGTATTGGGGCTGGACAATAATCTGGTAGCGGCGGCAGAACAGACCGGCCTGTTCACTGCATCTCAAGTAGACACCGCCAAACTGGCGCTGCCGGGCGGCTGGCATGACCGTACCTTTATCCCTTACGACTACGGCTACTTCGCCTTCGTCTATGATAAAAACAAGCTGAAAAATCCGCCGAAAAGCCTGAAAGAGCTGACAGAAAGCGATCGAAAATGGCGTGTGATTTACGAGGACCCGCGTACCAGCACGCCGGGGCTGGGGCTGCTGCTGTGGATGCAAAAAGTGTATGGCGACGAAGCGCCACAGGCGTGGCAGAAGCTGGCGCAGAAAACCGTTACCGTCACCAAAGGCTGGAGCGAAGCCTATGGGCTGTTCCTGAAAGGGGAAGGCGATCTGGTGCTGAGCTACACCACCTCCCCTGCTTATCACCTGATTGCCGAGAACAAAGATCGCTACGCGGCAGCTGATTTTGCCGAAGGCCACTATTTACAGGTTGAGGTGGCAGCGCAGTTAAAAAACAGTCCGCAGCCGCAGCTGGCGCAGCAGTTTATGCAGTTTATCGTCAGCGAGCCCTTTCAGCAGACCATCCCCACCGGCAACTGGATGTATCCGGTAACCGATATCACGCTGCCGCCAGGCTTTAACAGCCTGACCGTGCCAAAAAACGCGTTGCAGTTTACGCCGCAGCAGGTGGCGCAACAGCGTGCCACATGGATTAATACATGGCAACGCGCCGTCAGCCGCTGA
- the sgrR gene encoding HTH-type transcriptional regulator SgrR — protein sequence MASSRLQQHFIRLWQLCDGQPQETTLAQLAMQMHCSRRHMRSLLNAMQKQGWLNWQAEAGRSKRSRLSFYSTGLALRRQQAEELLEQDRIDQLVQLVGDKNQARQMIASRLGRSFRQGKHILRILYYRPMLNLLPGSPLRRSETHLARQIFNGLTHINEENGELEPDIAHHWQALSPQHWRFYLRPAIQFHHGRELDMADVIASLRRLTSQPLYSHLTHIESPTPWTLDVHLSQPDLWLPWLLGSVSAMILPREWPELPDYNRHPVGTGPYLVELNQQSQLKIQAFDDYFGYRALIDEVNIWVLPDIGEDLDYAGVKVQGDKADREEETSQESRLEEGCYFLLFDRRSTKGRDEQVRRWVSSLLNPVALLNHASPGYQRYWFPAWGLLPRWHHRQDTQQVAKPVGLSSLTLTSYRDHSEHRALIKLLVPLLAEHNVQLNVQEIDYVNWHHGAAESDIWLGSANFTLPLGFSVFALLYELPLLQYCIDIDWQGDAGRWRNQQLTLADWCKKLVENHYLHPLFHHWLVLEGQRSMRGMRMNTLGWFDFKSAWFAPPES from the coding sequence ATGGCCTCTTCGCGCCTGCAACAACATTTCATTCGCCTCTGGCAACTCTGTGACGGTCAGCCTCAGGAAACCACGCTGGCGCAGCTGGCGATGCAGATGCACTGTTCGCGCCGTCATATGCGTAGTTTACTTAATGCTATGCAGAAACAGGGCTGGCTGAACTGGCAGGCGGAGGCGGGACGCAGCAAACGTTCAAGATTGAGCTTTTATTCCACCGGGCTGGCACTCAGACGGCAGCAGGCGGAAGAACTGCTGGAGCAGGATCGCATCGATCAGCTGGTGCAGCTGGTAGGAGATAAAAATCAGGCGCGGCAGATGATCGCCTCACGCCTGGGGCGCAGCTTTCGTCAGGGCAAACATATCCTGCGCATTCTCTATTATCGCCCGATGCTGAACCTGCTGCCCGGCTCGCCGCTGCGTCGTTCGGAAACTCATCTGGCACGGCAAATCTTTAACGGCCTGACGCATATAAATGAGGAAAACGGGGAACTGGAGCCCGATATTGCCCACCACTGGCAGGCGCTGTCGCCGCAGCACTGGCGCTTCTATCTGCGCCCGGCCATTCAGTTTCATCACGGGCGCGAGCTGGATATGGCGGATGTCATCGCCAGCCTGCGCCGTCTGACTTCTCAGCCGTTGTACTCTCACTTAACGCATATTGAATCGCCAACGCCCTGGACGCTGGATGTTCATCTCAGTCAGCCCGATCTCTGGCTACCCTGGCTACTGGGTAGCGTTAGCGCAATGATCCTGCCGCGTGAATGGCCAGAGTTGCCCGATTATAACCGTCATCCGGTTGGTACTGGCCCTTACCTGGTTGAGCTTAACCAGCAATCCCAGCTAAAAATTCAGGCGTTTGATGACTATTTTGGCTATCGCGCACTGATTGATGAGGTCAATATCTGGGTTCTGCCCGATATCGGTGAGGATCTGGACTACGCGGGGGTGAAGGTTCAGGGTGATAAAGCAGATCGGGAAGAAGAAACGTCGCAGGAAAGTCGTCTGGAAGAAGGCTGCTACTTTTTGCTGTTCGATCGGCGATCGACAAAAGGGCGTGATGAACAGGTACGCCGCTGGGTCAGTTCGCTGCTCAATCCGGTCGCCCTGCTCAACCATGCCAGCCCCGGCTATCAACGCTACTGGTTCCCGGCGTGGGGCTTACTGCCGCGCTGGCACCATCGGCAGGATACACAGCAGGTTGCCAAACCGGTGGGCCTCAGTTCATTGACGCTGACCAGCTACCGTGACCACAGTGAACATCGTGCCCTGATTAAACTGCTGGTTCCGCTGCTGGCAGAGCATAATGTGCAGCTGAACGTGCAGGAGATCGATTATGTTAACTGGCATCACGGCGCAGCGGAAAGTGATATCTGGCTCGGCAGCGCCAACTTTACGCTGCCGCTCGGTTTTTCCGTTTTCGCCCTGCTCTACGAACTGCCGCTGCTACAGTACTGCATTGATATTGACTGGCAGGGAGACGCCGGACGCTGGCGCAACCAGCAGCTGACGCTGGCAGACTGGTGTAAAAAGCTGGTAGAGAATCACTACCTGCATCCGCTGTTTCATCACTGGCTGGTGCTGGAAGGACAGCGCAGCATGCGCGGCATGCGCATGAACACGCTCGGCTGGTTTGACTTTAAATCAGCCTGGTTCGCACCACCTGAATCCTGA
- the thiQ gene encoding thiamine ABC transporter ATP-binding protein ThiQ has translation MLTLTNLTWMYHHLPMRFSLSLQAGERAAVLGPSGAGKSTLLSLIAGFLPAHGGDIQLNGSDHTHSTPAQRPVSMLFQENNLFAHLTVAQNIGLGLHPGLKLNLAQQQQVAAIAGRVGLENALTRLPGQLSGGQRQRAALARCLVRAQPILLLDEPFSALDPALRKEMLALVDEVCSERQLTLLMVSHSLEDAAQIAARSLLVVDGRIYWDGATATLLRGETEAAEVLGIRHRPDAP, from the coding sequence ATGTTAACGCTGACTAATTTGACCTGGATGTATCACCATCTGCCCATGCGCTTTTCCCTGTCGTTACAGGCTGGCGAGCGTGCCGCAGTGTTAGGGCCAAGCGGTGCCGGTAAAAGCACGCTGCTTAGTCTAATCGCAGGTTTTCTTCCGGCGCACGGCGGCGATATCCAGCTAAACGGCAGCGATCATACCCACAGCACGCCTGCCCAGCGCCCGGTTTCGATGCTGTTTCAGGAAAACAATCTTTTCGCTCACCTGACCGTAGCGCAGAACATCGGGCTTGGCCTGCATCCTGGGCTAAAGCTGAATCTGGCCCAACAGCAGCAGGTCGCGGCCATTGCCGGGCGCGTCGGCCTGGAGAATGCGTTAACGCGTTTACCCGGCCAGCTTTCCGGCGGTCAGCGTCAGCGGGCGGCGCTGGCTCGCTGCCTGGTACGCGCACAGCCAATCCTGCTGTTGGATGAACCTTTTTCGGCGCTGGATCCGGCGTTGCGCAAGGAGATGCTGGCGCTGGTGGATGAAGTATGTAGTGAACGCCAGCTAACGTTGTTAATGGTATCGCACAGCCTTGAAGATGCTGCGCAGATTGCCGCACGCAGCCTGCTGGTAGTTGATGGACGGATATACTGGGATGGCGCAACGGCAACGCTATTGCGTGGTGAAACGGAGGCGGCGGAAGTATTAGGCATTCGCCATCGTCCTGACGCCCCGTAG
- the leuD gene encoding 3-isopropylmalate dehydratase small subunit, with product MANKFTQHTGIVAPLDAANVDTDAIIPKQFLQKVTRTGFGQHLFHDWRFEDEAGKQPNPNFVLNQPAFQGASILLARENFGCGSSREHAPWALTDFGFQVVIAPSFADIFYGNSFNNQLLPVRLSEEQVDELFRQVAAQPGITFTVDLVEQTVTAGDRRYAFEIDSFRRHCMINGLDSIGLTLQHEAAITAYEQQQPAFLH from the coding sequence ATGGCGAACAAATTTACTCAACATACCGGTATTGTCGCGCCGCTGGACGCCGCTAACGTCGATACCGATGCCATTATTCCCAAGCAGTTCCTGCAAAAGGTAACCCGTACCGGCTTTGGTCAGCATCTGTTTCATGACTGGCGCTTTGAAGATGAAGCTGGCAAGCAGCCCAACCCAAACTTTGTGCTGAATCAGCCAGCGTTTCAGGGGGCCAGCATCCTGCTGGCACGGGAAAACTTCGGCTGTGGATCGTCGCGTGAGCATGCGCCCTGGGCACTGACCGATTTCGGTTTTCAGGTAGTTATCGCACCGAGCTTCGCCGATATCTTTTATGGCAACAGCTTTAATAACCAGCTGCTGCCGGTACGGCTGAGCGAAGAGCAGGTGGATGAGCTGTTCCGCCAGGTGGCGGCACAGCCGGGGATCACTTTCACCGTCGATTTAGTCGAACAGACCGTGACGGCGGGCGACAGGCGCTATGCATTTGAGATTGACAGTTTCCGCCGCCACTGCATGATTAACGGGCTGGACAGTATTGGCCTGACGCTGCAACACGAGGCGGCGATTACCGCTTACGAACAGCAGCAGCCTGCATTTCTGCACTGA
- a CDS encoding DedA family protein: MEAWLEHLITQSLEWALFAVALVTFLESLALVGLLLPGTVMMASLGTLVGSGQLGLYPAWAAGIVGCLLGDWISYGIGWKFQGPLHRWKYLKKHQKMLDKTEHALHQHSMFTILVGRFVGPTRPLLPLAAGMLELPVRKFLPPNIIGCILWPPLYLLPGILAGVAIDIPKGAQSGSFKWLLLAVVLLVWLGAWLGWRWWRAGKQRDWATPYLPAQRLRWLAPLSLIIGIGSLVAIQFHPMMPIFRQLLTKVFVG; this comes from the coding sequence ATGGAAGCCTGGCTGGAACACCTGATTACCCAATCGCTGGAATGGGCGCTGTTTGCCGTGGCGTTAGTGACTTTTCTTGAGTCGCTGGCGCTGGTGGGGCTACTGCTGCCGGGAACGGTGATGATGGCCAGCCTGGGTACGCTGGTAGGAAGCGGACAGCTGGGGCTTTATCCCGCCTGGGCGGCAGGGATAGTCGGTTGTCTGTTAGGCGACTGGATCTCATACGGCATCGGCTGGAAATTCCAGGGGCCGTTGCATCGCTGGAAATACTTGAAAAAACATCAAAAGATGCTGGATAAAACCGAACATGCGCTGCATCAGCACAGCATGTTTACCATTCTGGTGGGCCGTTTTGTGGGGCCGACGCGCCCGTTATTGCCGCTGGCGGCAGGTATGCTGGAGCTGCCGGTACGTAAGTTCCTGCCGCCAAATATTATCGGCTGTATACTCTGGCCGCCGCTTTATCTGCTACCGGGGATTCTGGCTGGCGTGGCGATCGATATCCCGAAAGGCGCGCAGAGCGGCAGTTTCAAATGGTTACTGCTGGCGGTTGTGCTGTTGGTTTGGCTGGGCGCCTGGCTTGGCTGGCGCTGGTGGCGCGCCGGAAAACAGCGGGACTGGGCGACACCTTATCTGCCAGCGCAGCGGCTGCGCTGGCTGGCACCGCTGAGCCTGATTATCGGCATCGGTAGTCTGGTTGCTATCCAGTTTCATCCCATGATGCCGATTTTCCGTCAGCTGCTGACGAAGGTATTTGTAGGTTAA
- a CDS encoding DUF3289 family protein: MEALTFPCTIFTTQRKMDDTMAKDMYCGDLTASQLQKYYYLTDVSEKVDPYTCTKLTPFNLPQSRFYNMRGGGKETCSPLECARLMFDEMRSLSWPFSMYSPYRQLINKMIDHMQYSCGASFRDASLDMALREQILNDYSGKSSLNIIKENINKYVNFKDKCYPKEAISLLRNAIGKSILPKFNRVRDNFNGLGITIHDIYALKISLLSLNVNDNSWTAKVQYQAQDHFGLDDEDIMKKTYHQLRFFRIWFILQRYEKYSYRPFFTNINATVDLTGS, encoded by the coding sequence ATGGAAGCTTTAACTTTTCCTTGTACTATTTTCACCACCCAGCGGAAAATGGATGATACCATGGCTAAGGATATGTACTGCGGGGACTTAACTGCTTCTCAGTTACAAAAGTACTATTATCTGACAGACGTCTCTGAAAAAGTTGACCCTTACACCTGTACAAAGTTAACGCCATTCAACCTGCCGCAATCAAGATTTTATAATATGCGTGGCGGAGGAAAGGAAACATGTAGCCCTCTGGAATGTGCCAGGCTAATGTTTGATGAAATGCGCAGCCTCAGCTGGCCTTTCTCTATGTATAGCCCGTATCGTCAGTTGATTAATAAGATGATTGATCATATGCAGTACTCCTGTGGAGCCTCTTTCAGAGATGCTTCTCTGGATATGGCTTTAAGAGAGCAAATATTAAATGATTATTCAGGTAAAAGTTCACTAAATATAATAAAAGAAAACATAAATAAGTATGTTAATTTTAAAGATAAGTGCTATCCAAAAGAAGCAATTTCATTGTTAAGAAATGCGATAGGAAAATCTATTTTACCGAAATTCAATCGGGTAAGAGATAATTTTAATGGCTTGGGAATAACGATACATGATATCTATGCCCTAAAGATAAGCCTTCTATCTTTAAATGTGAATGATAATAGTTGGACGGCTAAGGTCCAGTATCAAGCACAGGATCACTTTGGGCTTGATGATGAAGATATTATGAAAAAAACATATCATCAGTTAAGATTCTTTCGGATTTGGTTTATTTTGCAACGCTATGAAAAATATAGCTATCGCCCATTTTTTACTAATATCAATGCAACCGTAGATTTAACGGGGAGCTAA
- a CDS encoding sugar efflux transporter produces MKFLLTRRRRLNPVYIAFMAVSFMVGIAGALQAPTLSLFLSHEVGVRPFWVGLFYTVNAVAGITVSLLLAKRSDNRGDRRRLILFCCAMALANALLFAFNRHYLTLITLGVLLSALASVAMPQIFALAREYADRSAREVVMFSSVMRAQLSLAWVIGPPLSFALALNYGFTVMFTVAALLFLVCLALVAFALPSVPRVAQPPEVLLTQISAWRDKDVRLLFVASMMMWTCNTMYIIDMPLYISSVLGLPERLAGLLMGTAAGLEIPIMLLAGHFVKRTGKRRIMLLAVACGVLFYLGLVLFQSRTALMLLQIFNAVFIGIIAGIGMLWFQDLMPGRPGAATTLFTNSISTGTILAGLLQGTLAESFGHYAVYWLALGIALVAFALATRVRNV; encoded by the coding sequence ATGAAATTTCTGCTGACGCGCCGCCGCCGTCTTAACCCGGTTTATATCGCGTTTATGGCCGTCTCTTTTATGGTGGGCATTGCCGGTGCGTTGCAGGCACCGACGCTAAGCCTGTTTCTTTCGCATGAGGTGGGCGTCAGGCCATTCTGGGTAGGGCTGTTCTATACGGTAAACGCCGTGGCAGGGATTACGGTGAGTCTGCTGTTGGCAAAACGCTCCGATAACCGCGGCGACCGACGCAGACTAATCCTGTTTTGCTGCGCGATGGCGCTGGCGAATGCGCTGCTGTTTGCCTTTAACCGCCACTATTTGACGCTAATTACGCTGGGTGTACTGCTCTCCGCGCTGGCCAGCGTTGCCATGCCGCAGATTTTTGCTCTGGCGCGTGAATATGCCGATCGCTCCGCGCGTGAAGTCGTGATGTTCAGTTCGGTGATGCGTGCTCAGCTGTCGCTGGCCTGGGTGATCGGCCCGCCGCTCTCCTTTGCGCTGGCGCTCAACTACGGCTTTACCGTGATGTTTACAGTCGCCGCGCTGCTGTTTCTGGTCTGTCTGGCGCTGGTGGCTTTTGCGCTGCCTTCGGTGCCGCGCGTGGCGCAGCCGCCGGAAGTGCTGCTGACCCAAATTAGCGCCTGGCGTGATAAGGATGTGCGGTTGCTGTTTGTCGCTTCGATGATGATGTGGACCTGCAACACCATGTATATCATCGATATGCCGCTTTATATCAGTAGCGTGCTGGGATTGCCGGAACGTCTGGCGGGACTGCTGATGGGAACCGCCGCCGGGCTGGAGATCCCGATTATGCTGCTGGCCGGTCATTTTGTGAAACGCACCGGCAAACGGCGCATTATGCTGCTGGCAGTTGCGTGCGGCGTACTGTTTTATCTGGGGCTGGTGCTGTTTCAGTCGCGTACTGCTCTGATGCTGTTGCAGATCTTTAACGCGGTGTTTATCGGGATTATTGCCGGGATCGGGATGCTGTGGTTTCAGGATCTGATGCCGGGACGGCCCGGAGCAGCAACCACGCTGTTTACTAACAGCATTTCAACCGGCACCATTCTGGCGGGGCTGTTGCAGGGGACGCTGGCGGAGTCGTTTGGTCATTATGCCGTTTACTGGCTGGCGCTGGGCATCGCGCTGGTGGCCTTTGCACTGGCAACGCGGGTTCGTAACGTTTAA
- a CDS encoding DUF943 family protein, giving the protein MKKTALKILWGCLIILLIAAAGFAYLNLRPVKVIAVHHDKYSTSVLVNRMPFSATEKIKWWIKNQPELTATYKLPGVSDTYFNIYFWAFGDGYKELGKYDRLCFHDMPPPKNCIEKERLMYITLTRHGEVDYWLNNTRYIQKKNGELYEKGFD; this is encoded by the coding sequence ATGAAAAAAACAGCGTTAAAGATTTTATGGGGCTGCCTTATCATCTTGCTGATAGCCGCTGCTGGATTTGCTTATCTTAACTTGCGGCCCGTGAAGGTTATTGCGGTACATCACGATAAATATAGTACCTCTGTATTAGTTAATCGTATGCCTTTCAGCGCGACTGAAAAAATCAAATGGTGGATAAAAAATCAACCGGAGCTAACAGCAACATATAAGCTGCCAGGGGTCAGCGATACCTATTTTAATATCTATTTTTGGGCCTTTGGCGATGGCTATAAAGAACTGGGAAAATACGATCGCCTTTGCTTCCATGATATGCCGCCGCCAAAAAACTGCATCGAAAAAGAGCGGCTAATGTACATTACCTTAACCCGCCACGGTGAAGTGGATTACTGGTTGAATAATACGCGTTATATTCAGAAGAAAAACGGCGAGCTTTATGAAAAAGGCTTCGACTAA
- the polB gene encoding DNA polymerase II translates to MSNARAGFLLTRHWRDTPNGTEIVFWLATDEGPQRLVLPPQESVAFVPAACQQQVQKLLADEHHWRLAPLSLKDFRQRPVLGLYCQQYRQLQRLEKRLREHNIPLYEADVRPPERFLMERFITAPVWFSGQPAGNSLINARLKPHPDYRPRLKWASLDIETTQHGELYCIGIAGCGQRIVWMLGPENGDASQLDFELHYVNSRPQLLEKLNAWFAANDPDVLIGWNVVQFDLRILQKHADRYAIPLRLGRNQTALEWREHGFKPGIFFAQAQGRLIIDGIEALKSAFWNFDSFSLEAVSQQLLGEGKAIDNPWQRMEEINQRFANDKPALARYNLKDCELVTRIFQKTELMPFLLERASVNGLAADRHGGSVAAFSHLYFPRMHRAGFVAPNLGDVAPEASPGGYVMDSRPGLYDSVLVLDYKSLYPSIIRTFLIDPVGLIEGLAHPDDKDSVPGFRQARFSRHTHCLPEIVSRIWQGREEAKRQGNQPLSQALKIIMNAFYGVLGTSACRFFDPRLASSVTMRGHEIMQQTRQLIEAQGYTVIYGDTDSTFVWLKAPHDEASADAIGRQLVSYVNRWWREHLRKMYQLESALELEYETHFVRFLMPTIRGAEQGSKKRYAGLIRRAGEERMVFKGLETVRTDWTPLAQQFQQALYGRIFRQQPWQDFVRETVRQLLDGELDAQLVYKKRLRRPLHEYERNVPPHVRAARLADEQNKKLGRPLQYQKGGTIRYVITTAGPEPLEARRAPLDYDHYLTKQLQPVADGILPFMQDDFATLITGQLGLFDR, encoded by the coding sequence GTGAGTAACGCACGCGCAGGCTTTTTGCTGACGCGCCACTGGCGCGATACGCCTAACGGCACTGAAATTGTTTTCTGGCTGGCGACCGATGAAGGGCCGCAGCGGCTGGTGCTGCCGCCGCAGGAATCGGTAGCTTTCGTGCCTGCGGCCTGTCAGCAGCAGGTACAAAAGCTGCTGGCCGACGAGCACCACTGGCGGCTGGCACCGCTCAGCCTGAAAGATTTTCGCCAGCGCCCGGTGCTGGGCCTCTACTGTCAGCAGTATCGCCAGCTTCAGCGACTGGAAAAACGGCTGCGCGAACATAATATTCCGCTGTACGAAGCGGATGTTCGTCCTCCCGAACGTTTCCTGATGGAACGTTTTATTACCGCACCGGTCTGGTTTAGCGGCCAGCCTGCGGGTAACAGCCTGATTAACGCCCGCCTGAAACCGCATCCCGACTACCGTCCACGGCTAAAATGGGCCTCGCTGGATATCGAAACCACCCAGCATGGCGAACTTTATTGCATCGGCATAGCGGGCTGCGGCCAGCGTATCGTCTGGATGCTTGGCCCGGAAAACGGTGATGCCAGCCAGCTTGATTTTGAGCTGCATTACGTTAACAGCCGCCCGCAGCTGCTGGAAAAACTGAACGCCTGGTTTGCCGCTAACGATCCTGATGTGCTGATTGGCTGGAACGTTGTGCAGTTCGATCTGCGTATACTGCAAAAACATGCCGATCGCTACGCGATCCCATTACGTCTGGGACGTAATCAGACAGCGCTGGAGTGGCGTGAGCACGGTTTTAAGCCCGGCATCTTTTTCGCTCAGGCACAGGGCCGCCTGATTATTGACGGTATTGAAGCGTTGAAATCCGCCTTCTGGAACTTTGACTCTTTCAGCCTGGAAGCGGTATCGCAACAGCTGCTGGGCGAAGGAAAAGCGATCGATAATCCATGGCAGCGTATGGAAGAGATTAACCAGCGTTTTGCCAATGATAAGCCCGCGCTGGCACGTTATAACCTGAAGGACTGCGAGCTGGTCACGCGTATTTTTCAAAAAACCGAGCTGATGCCATTTTTGCTGGAACGCGCCAGCGTTAACGGACTGGCGGCGGATCGACACGGCGGCTCGGTGGCGGCCTTCAGCCATCTTTATTTTCCCCGAATGCATCGCGCCGGTTTTGTCGCGCCGAATCTTGGTGATGTTGCGCCGGAAGCCAGTCCTGGCGGCTATGTTATGGATTCGCGTCCGGGGCTGTATGATTCAGTACTGGTACTGGATTATAAAAGCCTCTATCCCTCGATTATCCGCACATTCTTGATCGATCCGGTTGGCCTGATTGAAGGGCTGGCACATCCCGATGATAAGGATTCCGTGCCGGGCTTTCGTCAGGCACGTTTTTCACGCCATACCCATTGCCTGCCGGAAATTGTCAGCCGCATCTGGCAAGGGCGTGAAGAAGCGAAGCGTCAGGGAAATCAGCCGCTGTCACAGGCGCTAAAAATCATCATGAACGCTTTTTACGGCGTACTCGGCACCAGCGCCTGTCGCTTTTTCGATCCGCGCCTCGCCTCTTCCGTCACGATGCGCGGTCACGAGATTATGCAGCAAACGCGCCAGCTGATTGAGGCGCAGGGATATACCGTTATTTATGGCGATACCGATTCCACCTTTGTCTGGCTGAAAGCGCCCCATGATGAGGCTAGCGCCGATGCCATTGGTCGTCAGCTGGTCAGCTACGTCAACCGGTGGTGGCGCGAACACCTGCGCAAGATGTACCAGCTGGAAAGCGCGCTGGAACTGGAATATGAAACCCATTTTGTGCGCTTTTTGATGCCCACCATTCGCGGCGCTGAACAGGGCAGCAAAAAACGCTATGCCGGTTTGATACGCCGGGCAGGTGAAGAGCGCATGGTGTTTAAAGGGCTGGAGACGGTGCGCACCGACTGGACACCGCTGGCGCAACAGTTTCAACAGGCGCTCTACGGGCGTATTTTTCGGCAGCAGCCGTGGCAGGATTTTGTGCGCGAAACGGTACGTCAGCTGCTGGACGGCGAACTGGATGCCCAGCTGGTTTATAAAAAGCGCCTGCGTCGTCCATTGCATGAATATGAGCGAAATGTGCCGCCACATGTGCGCGCTGCTCGCCTCGCCGACGAACAAAATAAAAAACTGGGCCGTCCGTTGCAGTATCAAAAAGGCGGCACAATCCGCTATGTCATCACCACGGCAGGCCCGGAACCACTGGAGGCGCGCCGTGCGCCGCTGGACTACGATCACTATCTGACAAAGCAGTTGCAGCCCGTTGCCGATGGGATATTGCCTTTTATGCAGGATGATTTTGCTACACTGATTACCGGACAGCTGGGCCTTTTTGACAGGTGA